AGGCGTGGTAGGCCGCCATGCCGAGGAGCGCGGGAATGAAGGCGAAGAGCATCAGGGCGACGGCGTTCGTGCAGACGCCCTGCCGGACCGCCCGGGCGTCCCTGGCGCCGTAGATCTTCTGCAGCAGCCCCGGCGAGATGATAAACGCGGGCACCAGGACGATGAAGTAACCCCAGATTCGGGTAGGATCGTCCCCGAACCAGCTCTCGAAACCGGTAGGCGCCGCGCTTTCGCCGGACAGGAGGCCGGCCCCCAATACGATCAGGAGAAAGGCCAGGATGAAGCCGGAGAGTTTCACCACCAGCTGGACCATGTTGACCCGGGCGGTGGACGTCAGCCCCCCGAAGGTAAAGTACACGACCACCACGGCGCCGCCGGCCAGGCAGGCGACGTACTTTGGGATGCCCAGCGTGAGGTTGAGGATCCATGCCAGCGGAATAAGCTGTCCGGCCAGAATAGCCAGGGATCCGAACCACAGCAGCACGGCGATGAGCCCCCGGACGCCGCGGCTGTACCGGTGCTCCAGGTAATCCCCGACCGTGTACAGGTTCTGTTCCTTGGCCACGCGCCACATGCGGGGCCCCACGGTCAGGCCCAGGATGAGGCTCCCGATGCCCGCGGACCCGACCCACCACCACGCCGAAATCCCGTGCGTGTAGCCGAGGCCCGTGGCGCCCACCGTGGAACCGGCGCCCAGGTTGGCGGCCAGCAGCGTGCCGAACAGCAGCGCGGGGGAAAGCCGCCGGCCGGCCACGAAGAAGTCCTCGGCGCGGCGGACCGACCGCGACGTCCACCAGCCGATCGCCATGAGGAAAATGGAATAAACGAGGAGGGCGGTTACGTAGGGGGACATAGAGCTTCAGTCGCGCTTGCCGTCATCCCGCGTTCAGGTCCGAATAGGAGGGATACCCGGGCAGGCCTTCGGCCGTGACGACGGCGCGGATGATGGCCCGCGTGACGGCTTCCGCCGCAAGGATGGACACCAGGGAGAGGTTCACGTCGCCCTCCCAGGTCCCGGTGGCCATGGTGAAGAGGGTGTCCCCGTCCGCCTGCAGGTGGGCCGGGTTGATGGCGCGGGCGAGCCCGTCGTGCCCGACCTGGGCGATGCGGCTGGCCTGGGTCTTGGTCAGACCGGCATTGGTCACGATGACGCCGATGGTCGTATTCCCGGGCGGCGCCTCCAGGCGAAGCGACCCGGTCTCGCGTATCCGCCGGGCCACACGGACGAAACCGGACCCATCCGGCATCCTGGCGCCGGCGAGCACGCGGCCCGTATCCGGATCGTACACGTCTCCCACGGCATTCACGGCAACGATGGCGCCGACCCTGAGCCCGTCGGGCGTGGTGAAGCAGGCGTTGCCGATGCCGCCCATCATGGCCGTGCGGGTGCCCGGCACGCCGACGGACATCTTGCCCACCGTGGCGCCGGCTCCCGCCCCGATGCTGCCCTCGGGGACCGGATCCCGCGTCGCGGCCTCGCAGGCCCGGTAGCCGGCTTCTGCGTCGGGGCGGATTTCCGGCTTGCCGCCGATGCCGAGATCGAATAGAATGGCGGCGGGGACGATCGGGACCCGGGCGATACGCACGTTGAATCCGATGGAGCGTTCCTCGAGGTAGCGCATCACGCCCGTGGCCGTGTCCAGGCCGAAAGCGCTGCCGCCGGACAGGACGATGGCGTGGACCCGCTGCACCATGTTCACGGGATCGAGCAGGTCGGTCTCCCGGGTGCCGGGAGCACCGCCTCGCACGTCCACCCCGCCCACGGCCCCTTCTTCGGCCATGATCACCGTGCAGCCTGTCGGACGTCGCGGGTCGGTGAAGTGTCCGGCCTTGATTCCTTCGACGTCCGTGATGGATCCGGATGGCCCGTAGGGGTCGGTCGTCTGGCCGACGGCGGTCTCGCGCCCGCCGACAAGTCCCGCCAGGACGCCCGCGCCGGTCACCCCTGCGGATTCTCTCAGAAAGGATCGTCTGTTCATTTTAAGCCGACCCAGTTGGCATAGCGTGGCTGAAATTCGCGTAAAAACGCCGCAGACCCGATCATAAAACAACCATCAGTCATGCACGACTATCCATCGAAATACTCGTCCTCGGACCACGTGGACCATTCATCAAATATCGGAAAGGGCAAGGGTAGCCGGTTGCCGGCATTGTTCAGCTTGAACTGAATATTCCCACCGTTGAATAGATTCCTCACGGATATTGACAGGCCGGATACCGGAATGCAGTTCTCGCAAGGCGCAGGGAGGCTTCTGGAGGAGGAGGGTTCAATCGGTACGAGCGTATACGCCGATCCGGATTTTTCGACGTTGTAGTTCCCCGCGCTGACCTCCCATTCGGCGAGTGCGACTTCGTTCAGGGCATATTGCGCAAACAGGCCGATTGCCTGGTCCTCACTACCGAAAAAGTCGATAATGACGGCCTTTCTCTCCGGTGCGTCGCGGGATGGGTGGAACCGGCGGAATGACCGGTTCGCCAGTTCTGACTTTACCCGCTGCGCTTCCCTTTCGATTGCAGGCAACACGGGTTCGGTGGGACCCGGATCGTCACATGCCGTGAATGCCAGTAACCCAAAAAGCAGAAGCAGGTGCGCTTGCCGCATGACATACTCCCGCCAGTCTGCTTGTTTAATAACCCACATCGATCGGTTTTAGATCAAGATGGGCATTACGGAAAACGCAGTCAATTCAATTGTATGTGCGTGTCTTCCTGACCTGCATCAAGCGGCCGCGGACGCATCCTGCCGGACGAAGTCCAGGCGGTCGCCTACGCGGATCACGCGGATCGCGTCGCCTTCCCGGAACCTGCCCTCGATCAGCGCCATGGACAGCGGGTTCTCGACGTACTTGCGAATCACCCGTTTGAGGGGCCGCGCGCCGTATTGGGGTTCGTAGCCCTCCTCCGCAAGGAGTGCCTCGGCCTCGGGAGCCAGTTCCAGCGTCAACCCGGCCTGTTTCGAAAGCCGTCCATGCAGTTCGTCCAGCTGGATTCGGACGATGTCCCGGATTTGGTCCCGGTCGAGGGGATGGAAGAGGATGATTTCCTCCAGCCGGTTGACGAACTCCGGCCGGAAGTGGGACCGCACCGCACGCATCACGTCCTCTCGCGCCTGGTCGTCCTGGGTCGCGTCGTGACCGCCGATGTGCTCCGTCCCGATGTTGGAGGTCATGATGATCACGGTGTTCCGGAAATCCACGGTACGGCCCTGGCCGTCCGTGAGCCGCCCATCGTCGAGGACCTGCAGCAGGATGTTGAACGCGTCGGGGTGCGCTTTTTCGATCTCGTCCAGCAGCACGATCTGGTAGGGCCGGCGCCGCACGGCTTCCGTGAGCTGCCCGCCTTCCTCGTAACCCACGTAACCCGGAGGCGCGCCGATGAGCCGGGCGACGGCATGCCGCTCCATGTACTCGGACATGTCCACGCGGACCATGGCGCCCCGGTCGTCGAAGAGAAACTCGCCCAGGGCCCGGGCCAGTTCGGTCTTGCCTACGCCCGTGGGCCCGAGAAAGAGAAAGGAGCCGATAGGCCGGTTTCCGTCACCCAGGCCGGCGCGGTTCCGGCGGACGGCGTTGGACACGGCGACGATCGCCTCATCCTGGCCCACCACCTGCTGGTGCAAGCGGGACTCCATCTGGACCAGCTTCTCGACCTCGCCTTCGACCAGACGGCTCACTGGGATGCCCGTCCACTTCGAGACGACCTGGGCGATGTCCTCCTCGTCCACTTCCTCTTTAAGCATCCGCCGCTCCCGCTGGAGTTCGGTCAGGGCCCGGTTTTTCTCCTCGAGCCGGCGGTCGAGTTCCAGCTGCTCGCCGTACTGAATGCGGGCCGCCCGCTCGTAATCGCCGATGCGCTGCGCCCGGTCCGCTTCGATATTCAGCTGTTCGGTCTGTTCCTTGATCTCCTGGATCGTCTTTACCAGTTCCTTCTCGGCGAGCCAGTGGGCCCGCAGGACGCTGCGCTGCGCCGCAAGGTCGGCCAGCTTGCTTTCCACGGGTTTGAGGCGTTCCTCTGCGTCACTTTCGCACTTAACGGCTTCCCGCTCGATTTCGAGCTGGCGGATCTGCTTTTCGAGATCGTCGAGTTCGGCCGGCATGCTGTCGATCTCCATGCGCAGGTTCGCCGCTGCTTCGTCGATCAGGTCGATGGCCTTGTCCGGCATGAACCGGTCGCTTATGTACCGCTCCGCCAGGGTCGCCGCCGTGACCAGGGCGCCGTCCCGGATGCGGATGCCGTGGTGGATCTCGTAGCGTTCCTTGAGTCCGCGCAGGATGGACACGGTGTCTTCGATGGACGGCTCGCCGACGTATACGGGCGCGAACCGTCTTTCCAGTGCGGCGTCTTTCTCGATATGCTTGCGGTATTCGTCCAGGGTCGTGGCGCCCACGCAGCGCAGGTTCCCACGGGCCAGCGCCGGCTTGAGCATGTTGGACGCGTCCACCGCGCCTTCCGCGGCGCCCGCCCCGACGATGGTGTGCAGCTCGTCGATGAACAGCACGATGTCGCCCGCGGCGTGCTCCACTTCCTTCAGCACGGCCTTGAAACGCTCTTCGAATTCGCCGCGGAACTTGGCCCCGGCCAGCATGGCGCCCATGTCGAGGCTGATCACCTTGCGTCCCTTCAGGGATTCCGGGACGTCTTCGGCCACGATCTTCTGGGCCAGTCCTTCCACGATGGCCGTCTTCCCCACGCCGGGTTCGCCGATGAGCACGGGATTGTTCTTGGTCCGCCGGGAAAGCACCTTGATCACCCGCCGGATTTCCTCGTCCCGGCCGATGACCGGATCGAGTCCGCCCTCCCGGGCCAGGTCGGTCAGGTCCCTGCTGAACTTCTTCAGGGCCTGGTAGCCGGACTCCGGCGTCGGGCTCGTGACGCGCTGGCTTCCACGCACTTCCTTCATGGCTTTCATGATCCCCTCGCGTCGTACGCCGGCCTCCTTCATGACGCGATGGACCTCCCCGCCATCGTCCAGCAGGGCAAGGAGCAGATGCTCCACGCTGATGTACGCGTCTTTCAGTTTCTGTGTCTCTTTCAGCGCCCGGTCCATGACCCGCTGAAAGCCGTCGGAGGCATAGAGCGATGCGCCGTCGCCGGTTACCCCGGGCAGCTTGTCCAGGACCGCTTCCAGCCCTTCCCGGACCCGGTTCGGATCCGTTCCCGCCCTTTCCAGCAGAATGGCCGCCAGGCTTTCCTCCTGTTCGAGCAGCGCCAGCGCCAGGTGCGCGGGCTCCAGCCGGTTATGGTCGCGGCTGCGGGCGATCTCCTGGGAAACCTGGATCGCCTCCATCGATTTCTGCGTCAGTTTATCCGTTCTCATGAGGTCCCTCCTCGCCTGTTCTATCCTGATATGGCCGGTTTCATCACATACCAGGCCATTTAAATCGCAAAACGTGTGCCATAGCTGTTTCAGCCGTGATGCTGGCGATTTCGCCCTGTTTTCAAGCAGAACCGCCTGCTTAATCGGTCGAAAAACCGGAATAGATTCGATATAGATTGCCAAAATGGCAGATATGCCAAAATGGCAGTTTTGCTCGATTGAACTCGACCGGACGGGAACGCCGAATTAGATCAGGTTGGGAAAGGAATGAACTATCGGTGCGGTACGGGATCAGCCAGAGAGGACGATCGCGATAAGGGCGTGCCGAACAAGCGCCATGATCAGTGGGGCCAGCATGATCCGGGTGCCGGACAAGGCGCTATTTCACCTTCACGTAGCCGATGCCCCGGACATCGGGCTGGATGAGCCAGAACACGACCAGGAACGCGCCGTCCGGGAGCACCGTTACCGCGGGTTCGCCGAAGGAGTAGTCCTGCCAGTCATCATGATCGCCGGAGGTGTCGCTCTGGGTCCGGACCTCGGCCTTCCAGACGAGTTCATCCGCTTCTACCCCGAAATCATCGTCCGTGGGCCGCGCGACGGCGAGGCGTATCCCGGGATCTCCGTGCTGCCGCTGATTGTACGCCATCAGCGCCCGTCCATCCGCCAGGGCGGTCAGTGAGATGGACTGTCCGAACGTGCCCGTGGACCGGGTCGGCGTCCAGGTCAGCCCTCCGTCGCGGGAGAGGGCGTACGCGTTGGGATAATCCGGCTTGCCGTGCGGGGCGATATGCCAGCACGCCCCCAGGAGCCGGCCATCGGCCAGTTCCACGACCCAGGCCTCGGCGGCCGTCGACCCGGCATCGTCGAAACGCAACATCGTACCATGGGTCCACGATGCGCCCTGATCGGTGCTGCGCAGGTAGATCACCCGGTTCCGATCCACTTCCACGGCGGGATCGAAGGTGTTGTAGGGCGAATAGCAGCAGATCCAGGTCCCGTCGTGCGTCACGGTGAGCGCGCCGGGCGCCTCGGCCGAACCGGAGGCGGGCAGGACGATGGGCGCAGGATCGGTCCAGGTCAGGCCCTGGTCCGCGGACGACGCCCAGAACATGGCGTTCTGCTTGATGCCGTGGGTCTCGTCCCGCCAGAACGACTCACCCGGCTCGTCAATAGGAACGCGGATGCCCGCGATGAAGCAAGTGCCGTCCGGCGCCTGGCTGATTGATCCGATGTGCGCGAAATCTTCGTGCAGATGGGGCCACAGGTAGGCCGGCTTCGTCCACGTACCGCCACCGTCTTCAGAGCGGACGATGACCTGCTTGAAATCGTTCCGGCCGAGGGCTTCCTGGACGGCGAAGGAACAGACCAGGCCGCCATCCGCCGTGACCACGCAGCGGGAACAGGCCGCGACGGCGTCTGGACCGGTCGACGGCTGGCGGGCGATCATGCCCTGGTCCA
The sequence above is drawn from the Gemmatimonadota bacterium genome and encodes:
- a CDS encoding sodium:solute symporter family protein produces the protein MSPYVTALLVYSIFLMAIGWWTSRSVRRAEDFFVAGRRLSPALLFGTLLAANLGAGSTVGATGLGYTHGISAWWWVGSAGIGSLILGLTVGPRMWRVAKEQNLYTVGDYLEHRYSRGVRGLIAVLLWFGSLAILAGQLIPLAWILNLTLGIPKYVACLAGGAVVVVYFTFGGLTSTARVNMVQLVVKLSGFILAFLLIVLGAGLLSGESAAPTGFESWFGDDPTRIWGYFIVLVPAFIISPGLLQKIYGARDARAVRQGVCTNAVALMLFAFIPALLGMAAYHAFPSLDSPDLALPRLLMDALPFWIGGLTLAAVFSAEISSADAVLFMLTTSLSRDLYQTYIEPGASERRMLAVSRITAVGAGLAAVVLAAVLPDVITALTIFYSILSVALFVPLIAGLYSTRPNANGALATIAGSVLVMILVHLGSNGGGLAGISPATWGIGTAVVIMALHMLYRRGTRPAG
- a CDS encoding P1 family peptidase; this encodes MNRRSFLRESAGVTGAGVLAGLVGGRETAVGQTTDPYGPSGSITDVEGIKAGHFTDPRRPTGCTVIMAEEGAVGGVDVRGGAPGTRETDLLDPVNMVQRVHAIVLSGGSAFGLDTATGVMRYLEERSIGFNVRIARVPIVPAAILFDLGIGGKPEIRPDAEAGYRACEAATRDPVPEGSIGAGAGATVGKMSVGVPGTRTAMMGGIGNACFTTPDGLRVGAIVAVNAVGDVYDPDTGRVLAGARMPDGSGFVRVARRIRETGSLRLEAPPGNTTIGVIVTNAGLTKTQASRIAQVGHDGLARAINPAHLQADGDTLFTMATGTWEGDVNLSLVSILAAEAVTRAIIRAVVTAEGLPGYPSYSDLNAG
- the clpB gene encoding ATP-dependent chaperone ClpB, giving the protein MRTDKLTQKSMEAIQVSQEIARSRDHNRLEPAHLALALLEQEESLAAILLERAGTDPNRVREGLEAVLDKLPGVTGDGASLYASDGFQRVMDRALKETQKLKDAYISVEHLLLALLDDGGEVHRVMKEAGVRREGIMKAMKEVRGSQRVTSPTPESGYQALKKFSRDLTDLAREGGLDPVIGRDEEIRRVIKVLSRRTKNNPVLIGEPGVGKTAIVEGLAQKIVAEDVPESLKGRKVISLDMGAMLAGAKFRGEFEERFKAVLKEVEHAAGDIVLFIDELHTIVGAGAAEGAVDASNMLKPALARGNLRCVGATTLDEYRKHIEKDAALERRFAPVYVGEPSIEDTVSILRGLKERYEIHHGIRIRDGALVTAATLAERYISDRFMPDKAIDLIDEAAANLRMEIDSMPAELDDLEKQIRQLEIEREAVKCESDAEERLKPVESKLADLAAQRSVLRAHWLAEKELVKTIQEIKEQTEQLNIEADRAQRIGDYERAARIQYGEQLELDRRLEEKNRALTELQRERRMLKEEVDEEDIAQVVSKWTGIPVSRLVEGEVEKLVQMESRLHQQVVGQDEAIVAVSNAVRRNRAGLGDGNRPIGSFLFLGPTGVGKTELARALGEFLFDDRGAMVRVDMSEYMERHAVARLIGAPPGYVGYEEGGQLTEAVRRRPYQIVLLDEIEKAHPDAFNILLQVLDDGRLTDGQGRTVDFRNTVIIMTSNIGTEHIGGHDATQDDQAREDVMRAVRSHFRPEFVNRLEEIILFHPLDRDQIRDIVRIQLDELHGRLSKQAGLTLELAPEAEALLAEEGYEPQYGARPLKRVIRKYVENPLSMALIEGRFREGDAIRVIRVGDRLDFVRQDASAAA
- a CDS encoding sialidase family protein, whose product is MAFEILDQGMIARQPSTGPDAVAACSRCVVTADGGLVCSFAVQEALGRNDFKQVIVRSEDGGGTWTKPAYLWPHLHEDFAHIGSISQAPDGTCFIAGIRVPIDEPGESFWRDETHGIKQNAMFWASSADQGLTWTDPAPIVLPASGSAEAPGALTVTHDGTWICCYSPYNTFDPAVEVDRNRVIYLRSTDQGASWTHGTMLRFDDAGSTAAEAWVVELADGRLLGACWHIAPHGKPDYPNAYALSRDGGLTWTPTRSTGTFGQSISLTALADGRALMAYNQRQHGDPGIRLAVARPTDDDFGVEADELVWKAEVRTQSDTSGDHDDWQDYSFGEPAVTVLPDGAFLVVFWLIQPDVRGIGYVKVK